The following coding sequences lie in one Photobacterium sp. CCB-ST2H9 genomic window:
- a CDS encoding efflux RND transporter periplasmic adaptor subunit has translation MPFRKYRWTLLFILLLVAGLTFAFWPRAIDVEVVMVTEGPMTETVDDDAITRVKEVYTLTAPVSGRLLRIEKDAGDDVTTGAVLAVLQPAVSPLLDARTQLERASAMHAAEESRDAARAQVKSALARLEYARIDFKRAGKLAQKDAVSIDRQDQARQVLRAAEAGLTTAESVLLQKEAEFQQAKAALLQPGEAAAVRQSQVEIIAPADGKILRIFQESEAVVAAGTPLMETGDPDNLEIAADLLSRDAVRIQPGDHVDIDNWGGAGVLNGTVRRIELAGTTKVSSLGIEEQRVNVLIDFSDPKDKWAALGHGFQVDVRIAVWHGDHVLRVPIAAIFRHGRDWAVFRDDDGRARLQAIQIGHLTGQYAEVLAGLSVGDQVIAYPSDRVQDGVMIRTVIQTP, from the coding sequence ATGCCGTTCAGGAAATACCGCTGGACTTTACTGTTTATCTTGTTGCTGGTTGCTGGTCTGACCTTCGCGTTCTGGCCCCGAGCGATCGACGTTGAAGTCGTGATGGTGACGGAAGGGCCTATGACAGAAACCGTCGATGATGATGCCATCACCCGCGTGAAAGAGGTCTATACCCTGACCGCGCCGGTATCCGGCCGTTTGTTGCGGATTGAAAAAGATGCCGGTGATGACGTGACCACCGGTGCTGTATTGGCGGTTTTGCAGCCTGCGGTGTCACCATTGCTGGATGCCCGGACGCAACTTGAACGTGCATCGGCCATGCATGCGGCGGAAGAGTCAAGGGATGCAGCCAGGGCACAGGTGAAAAGCGCCTTAGCCCGTCTCGAATATGCCCGGATTGATTTTAAGCGGGCCGGGAAACTTGCGCAGAAGGATGCGGTGTCGATCGACAGGCAGGATCAGGCCCGGCAGGTTTTACGTGCGGCGGAAGCGGGACTGACGACGGCAGAGTCGGTTCTGTTGCAAAAAGAAGCTGAATTTCAGCAGGCGAAGGCTGCACTGCTGCAACCTGGTGAGGCAGCAGCAGTCCGGCAGTCTCAAGTCGAGATCATCGCACCGGCCGATGGAAAAATTTTGCGGATTTTTCAGGAGAGTGAAGCCGTCGTGGCGGCGGGGACACCTTTGATGGAAACCGGCGATCCGGACAATCTCGAAATCGCTGCTGACCTGTTATCGCGCGATGCCGTGCGGATTCAGCCCGGTGATCACGTGGATATCGATAACTGGGGCGGCGCAGGCGTCTTAAATGGCACCGTTCGCCGGATAGAACTGGCAGGCACCACCAAAGTTTCATCGCTTGGCATCGAGGAGCAGCGCGTGAACGTGCTCATCGATTTTTCTGATCCAAAGGACAAATGGGCGGCGCTTGGCCACGGTTTTCAGGTGGATGTGCGCATTGCAGTCTGGCATGGCGATCACGTGCTGCGTGTTCCCATTGCTGCGATTTTTCGTCATGGCCGTGACTGGGCCGTATTCAGAGATGACGATGGCCGCGCGCGTTTGCAGGCCATTCAGATCGGCCATCTTACAGGCCAGTATGCCGAAGTGCTGGCAGGGCTCTCCGTCGGCGATCAAGTGATCGCCTATCCCAGTGACCGGGTTCAGGACGGTGTGATGATACGCACGGTGATACAGACGCCATGA